GAGCGTCTATTCGATGGACGGCGACATCGCCGACCTGGCGGGCACCATCGCCCTGGCCAAGAAATACGGCGCCCTGACCTATCTGGACGAAGTCCACGCCGTGGGTCTGTACGGCGCGACCGGCGCAGGCGTCGCCGAGCGCGACGGCGTGCTGGACGGCATCGACATCGTCGAATGCACCCTGGGCAAGGCCATCGGCGTCATGGGCGGCTATATCGCCGCCGACGCGGTGATCGTGGACGCTGTGCGCAGCTGGGCCTCGGGCTTCATCTTCACCACCAGCCTGCCGCCGGCCCTGACCGCCGGCGCCTTGGCCTCGGTGCGCCATCTGAAAGCGCACCCCGAACTGCGCGACGCCCATCAGGAGCGCGCCGCCACCCTGAAGCGCCGTCTGTCCGAGGCGGGGATCCCGGTCCTGCCCAGCGTCAGCCACATCGTGCCGGTCCACGTCGGCAACCCGGTGCACTGCAAGCTGATCTCGGACATGCTGCTGGAAGAGCACGGCATCTACGTCCAGCCGATCAACTATCCCACCGTGCCCAAGGGGACCGAGCGCCTTCGCTTCACTCCGTCGCCTGACCATGACGATGCGATGATCGACAAGCTGGTCGATGCGATGGACAAGCTGTGGTCCCACTGTAACGTCGCGCGTCGTCCGGTCGCGGCGTGACGGCCGACGCTGACCTCGGCGAGATCATCGTCGAGTTCGTCCGCAACGGCCCGTATGTGAAATGCTCCGCCGTCCACACGGCCACGGGCGTAGAGGTCTCCGCCATAGGTCCCGCCGTCGAGCCGCGCGCGGTTGAACGCGTAGCGATCGCCAAACTGAAACGAGCGTTGTCACAGCGGTGACCCCCTAGATGTTGTGGTGTTCGGCGGCGCGGCCTAGAAGGGAGCGCCGTTTCAGCCTTCAGCCTCCGGGATGCCTCCAGTGACCGCCTTCACGCACGATTCCTATTTCACCAAGAGCCTCGCCGATGCTGATCCGGCGATCTTCAAGGGCATTCAGGGCGAGCTCGGTCGCCAGAAGGAGCAGATCGAGCTGATCGCTTCGGAAAACATCGTCTCTCAGGCGGTGCTGGACGCGCAAGGCTCGGTCCTGACCAACAAATACGCTGAGGGCTATCCCGGTCGTCGCTATTACGGCGGCTGCGAGTTCGTCGACGTCACCGAAGACCTGGCCCGCGAGCGCGCCAAGGAGCTGTTCGGCGCCGCCTATGTGAACGTCCAGCCCCACTCGGGCGCCCAGGCCAACCAGGCCGTCTTCTTCTCCCTGCTGCAGCCGGGCGACACCTTCCTGGGCATGGACCTGGCCTGCGGCGGCCACCTGACCCACGGCTCGCCCGCCAACCAGTCGGGCAAGTGGTTCCGCCCCGTCACCTATAAGGTGAACGAAGACGACCATCTGATTGATTATGATCACGTCGCCGAAATGGCCCAGAAGGAAAAGCCGAAGCTGATTCTGGCCGGCGCCTCGGCCTACAGCCGTCACATCGACTTCAAACGCTTCCGCGAAATCGCCGATTCGGTCGGAGCCTATCTGATGGTCGACATGGCTCACTATGCAGGCCTGATCGCCGGCGGCGCCTACCCCGACCCGATGCCCCACGCCCACGTCGTCACCACCACCACGCACAAGACCCTGCGCGGCCCCCGCGGTGGCATGATCCTGTCCAACGACCTGGACCTGGGCAAGAAGATCAACTCGGCGGTCTTCCCCGGCCTGCAGGGCGGCCCGCTGGAGCACGTCATCGCCGCCAAGGCCGTGGCCTTCGGCGAGGCGCTGAAGCCTGAGTTCAAGCTCTACGCCCAGCAGGTCGTGAAGAACGCCCAGGCTCTGGCCGCCGTTCTGGTCGATCGCGGTCTGGCCATCGTCTCGGGCGGCACGGACAGCCACCTGATGCTGGTCGACCTGCGTCCCAAGGGCGTGACCGGCAAGGCCACCGAGCATGAACTCGAGAAGGCTCTGATGACCTGCAACAAGAACGGCGTACCGTTCGACACCGCCCCCTTCACCATCACCTCGGGCGTCCGTCTGGGCACCCCGGCGGGCACCACGCGCGGCTTCGGCGAGGAAGAGTTCAAGCAGATCGGTCACTGGATCGCCGACGTCGTCTCTTCGATGAACGGCGGCGACGAAGCCGATCCGGCCGTCGTCGCGGGCGTTGCCGCTCAGGTGCGCGAACTGACCGCGCGCTTCCCGATCTATCGCTAAGAGGCCCATCGGATGAAGTGCCCCTTCTGCGGAAACGCCGACACCCAGGTGAAGGACAGCCGCCCGTCTGACGACGGCGCGGCCATCCGGCGCCGTCGGTCGTGCCCGCAGTGCAACGGGCGCTTCACCACCTTCGAGCGGGTGCAGCTGCGCGAACTGGTCATCCTGAAACGGAACGGCCGCCGCACCCCCTTCGACCGCGACAAGCTGGAACGCTCGCTGGGCATCGCCCTGCGCAAACGCCCGGTCCAGCCTGACCAGGTCGAGCTTCTGGTCAGCCGCATCGTGCGCCAGCTGGAAAGCCTGGGCGAGACCGAGATCCCGTCCAGCATCGTCGGCGACTTCATCATGAAGGCGCTGAAGTCGGTCGATGAGGTCGCCTACGTCCGCTACGCCTCGGTCTACAAGGACTTCCGCCACACCAGCGATTTCGCCAAATTCCTCGGCGACGAGGGTTTCGACGAGACCAAGTCCGGCCAGGACTGATGCGCCCGCGCGTCACCCTCAAGCTGGCCACGTCGCTGGACGGCCGCATCGCCACGGCCACGGGCGAAAGCCAGTGGATCACCGGGCCGGAGGCGCGCCTTCAAGGCCACCGCCTGCGCGCGACGCATGACGCCATCCTGGTCGGCGTCGAGACCGTGCTCGCCGACGACCCGGAACTGACCGTCCGTCTTCCTTCTCCACTCGGGGGAGAAGGTGGCTCGGGTAGCGAGACGGATGAGGGGGCTGTGTCATCACGCGAAACGGCTGAAGTCGAGGGCGCGTCCGGCGACCCCCTCATCCGAGCGGCTCCGCCGCCCACCTTCTCCCCCGAGGGGAGAAGGAACCCATTGAGGGTCGTGCTCGACAGTCGTCTGCGGACCCCAGCCACAGCCAAGGTCGCATCCGGCAACACCCTGATCCTTACGACCGCCACCCCCCGCGCCATAGGCCACGCCGAAGTCATCACCGTCGCCGCCTCCGACGACCGCCCCGCCATCCCTGCCGTCCTCGACGCGCTCGCCGCCCGCGCCATCACCTCAGTCCTGATCGAAGGCGGTGGCCGGGTCGCCGCCTCCTTCATCCAGGCGGGCGCAGTCGACGCCATCGAGTGGTTCCGCGCCCCGATCGTGCTGGGCGGGGAGGGCAGGCCCTGCATCGCCTCCCTGGCGCTTGCAAAGCTGGCCGACGCCCCCAAGTTCCGTCGTCTGGGCGTCGAGCCTGTCGGAGACGACCTGTGGGAACGCTACGCCCGGGTCTGACGCCTCCGCAGGCGCGATTTCAGACGAATTAGACTAATTAGACTCTGTTTTTTGGGTCCGAAGGGACCGGAGCTTTCATGTTCACCGGCATCGTCACCGACATCGGCCGCGTCCGCAGCGTCCGCCAAACCGACCGCGACCGTCGCTATGAGATCGAGACCGTGTGGGACACGGCGGGCATCGACCTGGGCGCCTCGATCAGCCACGCGGGCTGCTGCCTGACCGTCACGGAAAAGGGCGAGGGGTGGTTCGCCGTCGAGGTGTCGGGCGAGACCTTGTCCAAGACCAAGCTGGGCGACTGGAGCGAGGGCAGCCGCATCAATCTGGAACGCGCCGCCAAGCTGGGCGACGAACTGGGCGGACATATCGTCTCGGGCCATGTCGATGGTCTGGGCGAGGTCTTGTCCGTCACGCCCGAAGGCGGCTCGCACCGCATCGTGATCGAAGCGCCCGCGCCCCTGCACAGATTCATCGCCCCAAAGGGCTCAATCACGGTCGATGGGGTTTCCCTGACGGTGAATGGGGTGCATGAGCGCCGCTTCGACGTGAACATCATCCCGCATACGTGGAATGCGACCACCCTCGGCGGCCTAAAGGTCGGCGAAAAGGTCAATCTGGAGTTCGACATGCTGGCGCGTTACCTCGCGCGGTGGCAGGAGACCGCATGATGAAACTGGCCGTCCACAATACCGACAGCCCGATCAGCTCGATCGAGGACATTATCGAGGACGCCCGCAACGGCCGCCCCTACATCCTGGTGGACGCCGAGGACCGCGAGAACGAGGGCGACATCGTCATTCCGGCCCAGTTCGCCACGCCGGAACAGATCAACTTCATGATCCGCTATGCGCGCGGCCTGGTGTGCCTGGCCATGACGGCCGAGCGCGCCAAGCAGTTGCGCCTGCCGCCGATGGCCGCCGAGAACCGCGAGAGCATGGGCACGGCCTTCACCATCTCGATCGAGGCCAAGGAAGGCGTCACGACCGGCATTTCGGCCGCTGACCGCGCTCACACGGTCCAGGTGGCCGCCGACCCGTCGCGCACCGCCGACGACATCGTCTCGCCGGGACACATCTTCCCCCTGGTCGCGCGCGACGGCGGCGTCCTGGTGCGCACCGGCCACACCGAGGCCGCTGTGGACATCAGCCGCATGGCCGGCCTGATCCCCGCCGGGGTGATCTGCGAGATCATCAAGGACGACGGCGAGATGGCGCGGATGCCTGATCTGATCGCCTTCGCCCAGTTGCACGGGCTGAAGATAGGCACCATCGCCGACCTGATCGCCTATCGCCGCCGCACCGAGCGCTTTGTCGAGCGCGTGATGGAGACGCCGTTCCAGAGCGTCCACGGCGGCGAGTTCAAGCTGATCCTGTACCGCAACACCATCGAGGGCGCGGAGCACGTCGCCCTTGTGCGCGGCGATATCGATCCTGCCAGGCCGACTGTCGTGCGCATGCACCAGATCGACTTCGCCGCCGACCTGCTGGGCCATGTCGAGGCCCGCCAGGACTATATTCCGAAGGCGATGCAGGCGCTGGCGGCCCATGACGGCCCGGGCGTCGTCGTCTTCCTGCGCGATCCCGACCTGCATGGCCTGGCCGAACGGCTCGGCGGCGTGGCCAAGCCCGCGGCGGCGGATCGCTCGCTGAAAGCCTATGGCGTCGGGGCGCAGATTCTGCTCGACCTCGGCGTCAAAGACATGATCGTGATGAGTTCGACGCGACCCAATCCGACGGCGCTTGAAGGCTATGGCCTGCGCATCGTCGGCTGGCGCGACATGGACGGAGAAGACCAATCTTGAACGACCCCACTCGCGTCCTCATCGTTGAGGCGCGCTTCTACGACGAACTGGCGGACGCCCTTCTGGAAGGGGCGAAGGACGCCCTGCGCGCGCAAGGCGTCCAGTATGACGTCGTGACCGTGCCCGGCGCTCTGGAAGTGCCGACCGTGATCGCCATGGCCGAGGAGGCCGGGCGCTATCCGACCGCGCCGCGCTACGACGGCTATGTCGCCCTGGGCTGCGTGATCCGCGGCGAGACCTACCACTTCGAGATCGTCTCGGACCAGTCGGCCGCCGGCATCCGCAACCTGGGCCTCAAGGGCGTGGCTATCGGCAACGGCATCCTGACGACCGAGGACGAGGAGCAGGCCTGGGCCCGCGCCCGCCTCAGCGAGGGCGACAAGGGCGGCTTCGCCGCCCGCGCCTGCCTGGACCTGATCTCTATCCGTAAACGCCTGCGTGGGGGCCTGGCCTCGTGACCGAACCGACCAGCGCCCCGGCGACCGTCGCCGAAGTCATGGCTCAACTGGCCGAGGCTGAAAAAGCCCGGGCCGAACCCCAGCTGACCAGCCGCCAGCGCCGCGCCCGCACGGTCGCCCGTCTGGCCGCCGTTCAGGCCCTGTATCAGATGGAGCTGGCGGGCGAGGGCGTCGACAGCGTCGTGCGCGAGTTCCGCAATCACCGCTTCGACGCCGACATCGACGGCGCCCCTCTGGCCGAGGCTGACGAGGACTGGTTCTCCGAGATCGTCCACGGCGTGGTCGAGGATCAGCGCGGCATCGATGAGGCGATCAAGGCGCGCTTGGCCTCCAACTGGCGGCTGGAGCGTCTGGACGCCACGCTGCGGGCTCTGCTGCGCTGCGGCGCGTGGGAGCTGAAGCACAAGCCGGACGTGCCGCGTGAAATCGTCATCGACGAGTACGTCGAACTGGCCAAGGCCTTCTTCGACGACGCGGAGGCGAAGTTCGTGAACGCGGCGCTGGACGGCGTGGCGCGCGATGCCCGCGATTGACGTCGCGGGTGAATTCGAGACCATCCAGCGGCTGCTGAAGCCGCTGGCGCACCCGGAATGGGCGCGGGGGCTGGCCGACGACGTGGCCGCGCTGCCCTCGCGACCGGGACACGACCTGGTTCTGACCAAGGACGCGATCGTCGAGGGCGTCCACTTCCTGCCCGACGATCCGCTGGACACGGTGGCGCAGAAGCTTTTGCGCGTGAACCTGTCCGATCTGGCGGCCAAGGGCGCCGAGCCGTTCGGCTACCTGTTGGCCTGTCATTGGTCAGAGCGCTGCGGCTGGCCCGAGCGCGAGGCTTTCGTCGCCGGGCTGCGGCGCGATCAGGCTATTTTCGACATTTTCCTGCTGGGCGGCGACACGGTGAAGACGCCGGGCCCGGCCAGTTTCTCGGCCACAATGATGGGCTGGGCGCCGTCAGGCGCAGCGGTCAGCCGGGGGGGCGCGCGGCCGGGCGATCTGGTCTTCGTCACCGGAACCATCGGCGACGGCTGGCTGGGCCTTCAGGCCGCCCAGGCGACCCTGACGCTGGAGCCCGAACGCATGGACGCGCTGGAGGCCGCCTATCGCACCCCCATGCCGCGCGTGGAGTTCGCGCCCGTCGTTCTGGGCCTCGCCACGGCCAGCGCCGACGTGTCCGACGGTCTTCTGGCCGACGCCGCCCACATCGCCGAAGCCAGCGGCGTGCGACTCGAGATCGATCTGGAGGTGCTGCCGATGTCAGCGGCGGCCCAGGCCTGGTTCGAGGGACGTGTCGACCCTCAGGCGGCGCTGGAGCTGCTGGCCAGCGGCGGCGACGACTATGAGATCCTGCTGACCCTCCCGGCGGGCGCCGAGAACGCATTGCGCCGCGAGGCCGAGCGCCGCCACCTGCGCCTGACTTGCATCGGTCGCGTGACCGAGGGCAGGGGGCTGTCGCCGCGCTATCTGGGGCAGGCCATCACCCCGACCCGCACCGGCTGGACCCACGGCTGAGCGCAACGGAATCCTAACCGGGCACGGCCAGACTGAATTCATGAACCGCCGCGCCCTGATCCTCGCCGTCGCAGGCGCCGCCCTGTCGGGTTCGGCGCTCGCCTCGCCGTCGGCGGAAACGCCCGCCCAGCCCGCGAGCTTTAACCTCACCGGCGTGGGCCTGCCGATCATCGTGGGCGGCCGCGTCCGCAACTACGTCTTTGCAGAACTGAAACTGTATCTGGGCGAGGGCCAAACCCTGGATGCGGTAAGGGCTAAGGAGCCCTATCTGCGCGACGCCCTTGTCCGCGCCGGGCACCGGACCCCCTTCGTCCTCGCAGACGACTGGAATCAGTTGGACGCGGCCGCGCTGAGCGCCAGCCTGATACGCGCGGCCGACAGCCTGATCGGCAAGGGGGCGATCGCCCGCGTCGAGGTCGTCAGCCAGGCCGCGCGCCGCCGCACGACTGTGCGCGCCCTCTAAAAGAGCGCTGTTGCGCCACGGCTCTGCTTTTGGCACGATTTAGCCGCAATTCCCGAGGGGCGTGAATTTACGTCTGTAAGCGCACGGGGGGACCGGAAGGCGGCCGAGAGGCGACAACGCCCGTAGCGCAGCCCATGGATCCGCGCGTCTAGTTGCATAGGGCTTGGAAACGCCATGACGTCATATCTTTGGCTGGTCATCGC
Above is a window of Brevundimonas naejangsanensis DNA encoding:
- the nrdR gene encoding transcriptional regulator NrdR; the encoded protein is MKCPFCGNADTQVKDSRPSDDGAAIRRRRSCPQCNGRFTTFERVQLRELVILKRNGRRTPFDRDKLERSLGIALRKRPVQPDQVELLVSRIVRQLESLGETEIPSSIVGDFIMKALKSVDEVAYVRYASVYKDFRHTSDFAKFLGDEGFDETKSGQD
- a CDS encoding RibD family protein codes for the protein MRPRVTLKLATSLDGRIATATGESQWITGPEARLQGHRLRATHDAILVGVETVLADDPELTVRLPSPLGGEGGSGSETDEGAVSSRETAEVEGASGDPLIRAAPPPTFSPEGRRNPLRVVLDSRLRTPATAKVASGNTLILTTATPRAIGHAEVITVAASDDRPAIPAVLDALAARAITSVLIEGGGRVAASFIQAGAVDAIEWFRAPIVLGGEGRPCIASLALAKLADAPKFRRLGVEPVGDDLWERYARV
- the ribB gene encoding 3,4-dihydroxy-2-butanone-4-phosphate synthase, translated to MMKLAVHNTDSPISSIEDIIEDARNGRPYILVDAEDRENEGDIVIPAQFATPEQINFMIRYARGLVCLAMTAERAKQLRLPPMAAENRESMGTAFTISIEAKEGVTTGISAADRAHTVQVAADPSRTADDIVSPGHIFPLVARDGGVLVRTGHTEAAVDISRMAGLIPAGVICEIIKDDGEMARMPDLIAFAQLHGLKIGTIADLIAYRRRTERFVERVMETPFQSVHGGEFKLILYRNTIEGAEHVALVRGDIDPARPTVVRMHQIDFAADLLGHVEARQDYIPKAMQALAAHDGPGVVVFLRDPDLHGLAERLGGVAKPAAADRSLKAYGVGAQILLDLGVKDMIVMSSTRPNPTALEGYGLRIVGWRDMDGEDQS
- the glyA gene encoding serine hydroxymethyltransferase, with the protein product MTAFTHDSYFTKSLADADPAIFKGIQGELGRQKEQIELIASENIVSQAVLDAQGSVLTNKYAEGYPGRRYYGGCEFVDVTEDLARERAKELFGAAYVNVQPHSGAQANQAVFFSLLQPGDTFLGMDLACGGHLTHGSPANQSGKWFRPVTYKVNEDDHLIDYDHVAEMAQKEKPKLILAGASAYSRHIDFKRFREIADSVGAYLMVDMAHYAGLIAGGAYPDPMPHAHVVTTTTHKTLRGPRGGMILSNDLDLGKKINSAVFPGLQGGPLEHVIAAKAVAFGEALKPEFKLYAQQVVKNAQALAAVLVDRGLAIVSGGTDSHLMLVDLRPKGVTGKATEHELEKALMTCNKNGVPFDTAPFTITSGVRLGTPAGTTRGFGEEEFKQIGHWIADVVSSMNGGDEADPAVVAGVAAQVRELTARFPIYR
- the ribH gene encoding 6,7-dimethyl-8-ribityllumazine synthase, with amino-acid sequence MNDPTRVLIVEARFYDELADALLEGAKDALRAQGVQYDVVTVPGALEVPTVIAMAEEAGRYPTAPRYDGYVALGCVIRGETYHFEIVSDQSAAGIRNLGLKGVAIGNGILTTEDEEQAWARARLSEGDKGGFAARACLDLISIRKRLRGGLAS
- the thiL gene encoding thiamine-phosphate kinase, which gives rise to MPAIDVAGEFETIQRLLKPLAHPEWARGLADDVAALPSRPGHDLVLTKDAIVEGVHFLPDDPLDTVAQKLLRVNLSDLAAKGAEPFGYLLACHWSERCGWPEREAFVAGLRRDQAIFDIFLLGGDTVKTPGPASFSATMMGWAPSGAAVSRGGARPGDLVFVTGTIGDGWLGLQAAQATLTLEPERMDALEAAYRTPMPRVEFAPVVLGLATASADVSDGLLADAAHIAEASGVRLEIDLEVLPMSAAAQAWFEGRVDPQAALELLASGGDDYEILLTLPAGAENALRREAERRHLRLTCIGRVTEGRGLSPRYLGQAITPTRTGWTHG
- the nusB gene encoding transcription antitermination factor NusB, whose product is MTEPTSAPATVAEVMAQLAEAEKARAEPQLTSRQRRARTVARLAAVQALYQMELAGEGVDSVVREFRNHRFDADIDGAPLAEADEDWFSEIVHGVVEDQRGIDEAIKARLASNWRLERLDATLRALLRCGAWELKHKPDVPREIVIDEYVELAKAFFDDAEAKFVNAALDGVARDARD
- a CDS encoding DUF6898 family protein; the encoded protein is MTADADLGEIIVEFVRNGPYVKCSAVHTATGVEVSAIGPAVEPRAVERVAIAKLKRALSQR
- a CDS encoding riboflavin synthase, with the protein product MFTGIVTDIGRVRSVRQTDRDRRYEIETVWDTAGIDLGASISHAGCCLTVTEKGEGWFAVEVSGETLSKTKLGDWSEGSRINLERAAKLGDELGGHIVSGHVDGLGEVLSVTPEGGSHRIVIEAPAPLHRFIAPKGSITVDGVSLTVNGVHERRFDVNIIPHTWNATTLGGLKVGEKVNLEFDMLARYLARWQETA
- the hemA gene encoding 5-aminolevulinate synthase, producing MFDYKSAFQNSVDQVRSEGRYRVFADLKRVRGQFPLARRRRADGTHQDVVVWCSNDYLGMGQHPAVVEAMKTAIDLSGAGAGGTRNISGTTRSAVDLEAELASWHQKEAALLFTSGYVANEATLSTLQKILPGLIIFSDALNHASMIAGIRNGGGERHIFRHNDLEHLEELLAAAPVNAPKLIAFESVYSMDGDIADLAGTIALAKKYGALTYLDEVHAVGLYGATGAGVAERDGVLDGIDIVECTLGKAIGVMGGYIAADAVIVDAVRSWASGFIFTTSLPPALTAGALASVRHLKAHPELRDAHQERAATLKRRLSEAGIPVLPSVSHIVPVHVGNPVHCKLISDMLLEEHGIYVQPINYPTVPKGTERLRFTPSPDHDDAMIDKLVDAMDKLWSHCNVARRPVAA